In the genome of Enterococcus hirae ATCC 9790, one region contains:
- a CDS encoding DUF624 domain-containing protein, which translates to MNQHKRSPHSIFDFTYSLGKFLLFLIKLQVFWFLSVLKGCILLGTFPASVTVLKFFYHLFEEKQIPQVLYSDFQTSFNNLFISTNQLGYAAGMLLGFLWMDLRIAAVYLQNPFIHMGILLLFIATVIVILYLFPVFLRYDLSFTQYFKQALFLSLCSLIETVAIILGIFVVTAVSTFFPILTIVAFVPLFCLPLSWFSLQSMIKIEEKNRTLTQ; encoded by the coding sequence ATGAATCAACATAAACGATCACCACATTCTATTTTTGATTTCACCTATTCTTTAGGAAAATTCTTGCTTTTTCTCATCAAGCTCCAAGTATTTTGGTTTTTATCGGTATTAAAAGGTTGTATTCTACTAGGAACTTTTCCCGCAAGTGTTACCGTTCTCAAATTTTTCTATCATTTATTTGAAGAAAAACAAATTCCGCAAGTCTTATATTCAGATTTTCAAACAAGCTTCAATAATCTGTTTATTTCAACAAATCAACTAGGCTATGCTGCTGGCATGTTACTAGGATTTCTATGGATGGATCTGAGAATTGCAGCTGTGTATTTACAAAACCCTTTCATTCATATGGGGATCTTATTATTATTTATCGCAACTGTCATAGTCATTCTTTATTTATTCCCAGTATTTTTACGTTATGATTTGTCATTCACACAATATTTCAAACAAGCATTATTTCTATCTTTGTGTAGCTTGATTGAAACCGTAGCGATTATTCTGGGGATCTTTGTCGTGACGGCTGTCTCTACCTTTTTCCCAATTTTGACAATCGTGGCTTTTGTGCCTTTATTCTGTTTGCCATTAAGTTGGTTCTCTTTGCAATCAATGATTAAAATTGAAGAAAAAAATCGTACGTTAACGCAATAA
- a CDS encoding beta-N-acetylhexosaminidase, whose product MQVSIELTDVMRDFFEIATNELALTISDNGKPLQLIQRNGSLKIENKENETFIYFQEKAHLFRALSLWLDRCEEEFVYEEFPQFEKIGPMVDLSRNAVMTVDQLKHFFVLCSKMGLNSCMLYMEDTYQIPDYPYFGYCRGAYSLEELKALDAFADTIGIELIPCIQTLAHLTNPLKWGFANGMRDTSDILLVEEEKTYQFLDRAISVIAAAFKTSKIHIGMDEAHDLGRGHYLTQHGLIDRFDIMEKHLKKVMEICRNYQLQPMMWSDMFFRIGSKSGDYYDKDVYFPEDLIAKIPEISMVYWDYYHHSKEEYQLHFSNHKKLQRPIVFAGGIWTWNGLAPNYGKSFETTSASLSVAKEEKINEVYATLWGDDSAETPIIASLLGLQQFSEEQFAPEVSMELIKERFRLFHHLEADDFLLLDAFDQTKGVAKNNPDGSNSSKLALYQDLLYGLYDVDLQNLELPSHYKDLSEKLSSITANEDTQTMFTFYQKLAQVLFVKTNLIGRSYRAYQSKRNDQLQLILHELEVLTKKINELQHLHRQLWFEWNKPFGYEIIDLRYGALKSRIETTVWRLKKFLTGEIKQLPELEQTPLPFDAPFKTASGVGRNLFHGIYSASKLSDI is encoded by the coding sequence ATGCAAGTTTCAATCGAACTTACAGATGTCATGCGTGATTTTTTTGAAATTGCGACAAACGAATTAGCGTTAACTATTTCAGATAATGGAAAACCACTCCAACTGATTCAGCGTAACGGTTCATTAAAAATTGAAAATAAAGAAAACGAAACGTTTATCTATTTTCAGGAAAAAGCCCATCTTTTTCGAGCGCTGTCACTCTGGTTAGATCGCTGTGAAGAAGAATTTGTTTATGAAGAGTTTCCGCAATTTGAAAAAATTGGGCCCATGGTAGATCTTTCTAGAAATGCTGTGATGACTGTTGATCAGCTGAAACACTTTTTTGTTCTTTGTAGCAAGATGGGATTAAATAGCTGCATGCTTTATATGGAAGATACGTATCAAATCCCTGATTATCCTTATTTTGGTTATTGTCGTGGTGCCTATTCTCTTGAGGAATTAAAGGCGTTGGATGCTTTTGCAGACACAATAGGAATCGAGCTGATTCCTTGTATTCAAACGCTGGCTCATTTAACTAATCCGCTAAAATGGGGATTTGCCAATGGCATGAGAGATACAAGTGATATTCTCCTTGTGGAAGAGGAAAAAACATATCAATTTTTAGATCGTGCAATTTCTGTGATCGCAGCCGCTTTTAAAACGTCAAAAATTCATATCGGGATGGACGAAGCTCATGATCTGGGACGTGGTCATTATTTAACCCAGCATGGTTTGATCGATCGCTTTGATATTATGGAAAAGCATCTGAAAAAAGTAATGGAAATCTGCAGGAACTATCAGTTACAGCCCATGATGTGGAGCGATATGTTTTTTAGAATCGGTTCAAAGTCAGGAGACTATTACGATAAAGACGTATATTTTCCAGAAGATTTGATTGCAAAGATTCCTGAAATTAGTATGGTTTATTGGGATTATTACCATCATTCAAAAGAAGAATACCAATTGCATTTTTCAAATCATAAAAAATTGCAACGACCGATCGTTTTTGCGGGCGGTATCTGGACGTGGAATGGTCTTGCACCAAATTATGGAAAATCGTTTGAAACGACCAGTGCTAGCCTTTCTGTCGCAAAAGAGGAAAAAATCAACGAAGTTTATGCTACTTTATGGGGCGATGATAGTGCTGAAACACCGATCATCGCAAGTTTGTTAGGATTACAACAATTCAGCGAGGAACAATTTGCTCCTGAAGTAAGCATGGAACTGATTAAAGAGCGTTTCCGTCTCTTCCACCATCTTGAGGCTGATGATTTTTTACTGCTAGATGCTTTTGATCAGACGAAAGGTGTAGCAAAAAATAACCCTGATGGATCAAATAGTAGTAAGTTGGCACTTTATCAAGATCTATTATACGGTCTTTACGATGTTGATCTGCAAAATTTAGAACTTCCTTCGCATTATAAGGACTTAAGTGAGAAACTATCTAGCATAACAGCTAATGAGGACACACAAACGATGTTTACTTTTTATCAGAAATTAGCACAAGTCCTTTTTGTAAAAACAAATTTGATCGGTCGCTCTTATCGAGCCTACCAATCAAAAAGGAATGACCAGTTACAACTAATCCTTCACGAACTGGAAGTTCTCACCAAAAAGATCAATGAGTTGCAACACCTCCATCGCCAGCTATGGTTTGAATGGAATAAACCCTTTGGCTATGAAATTATCGATCTTCGTTACGGTGCCTTAAAAAGTCGGATAGAAACAACCGTTTGGCGACTGAAGAAATTTTTAACAGGAGAAATCAAGCAATTGCCTGAGCTTGAGCAAACGCCTTTACCCTTCGATGCTCCTTTCAAAACAGCAAGCGGTGTCGGGCGAAACTTGTTCCATGGAATTTATAGTGCTAGTAAACTATCAGATATCTAA
- the pflA gene encoding pyruvate formate-lyase-activating protein, with amino-acid sequence MEEKTIGYVHSIETFGSVDGPGVRFVVFMQGCRMRCEFCHNPDTWNIGGGKEYTADELLDQAERYRSYWGSEGGITVSGGEPLLQIDFLIELFKKAKERGMHTTLDTCGKPFTRDEPFFSRFQELMKYTELLLFDIKHIDNEEHKKLTRWDNENILEMAQYLSEINKPVWIRHVLVPERSDYDEYLIRLDDFIKTLNNVAKVEILPYHTMGKYKWETLGLDYPLEGIEPPTKERVENAKRLLHTEDYRGYLSNKN; translated from the coding sequence ATGGAAGAAAAAACAATTGGCTATGTTCATTCGATCGAAACGTTTGGTTCTGTAGATGGACCAGGCGTTAGATTCGTCGTTTTTATGCAAGGTTGTCGCATGCGTTGTGAATTTTGTCATAATCCTGATACATGGAATATAGGCGGAGGAAAAGAATATACGGCGGATGAACTATTAGACCAAGCAGAGCGCTATCGTTCCTATTGGGGTTCAGAAGGCGGTATCACTGTTAGTGGAGGCGAACCTTTATTACAGATCGATTTTTTGATCGAACTGTTCAAGAAAGCGAAAGAGCGTGGTATGCATACTACGCTAGATACTTGTGGGAAGCCTTTCACGCGTGACGAACCATTCTTTTCTCGTTTTCAAGAATTGATGAAGTATACTGAATTGTTACTGTTTGATATCAAACACATCGACAACGAAGAGCATAAAAAGTTAACACGTTGGGATAATGAAAATATTCTGGAGATGGCGCAATATCTTTCTGAAATCAATAAGCCAGTGTGGATCAGACACGTATTAGTTCCTGAACGCAGTGACTATGATGAATACTTGATTCGGCTAGATGACTTTATCAAGACATTGAACAATGTAGCTAAAGTAGAGATTCTACCTTACCATACGATGGGGAAATATAAGTGGGAAACACTTGGCTTAGATTATCCACTAGAAGGTATTGAACCGCCAACAAAAGAAAGAGTCGAGAATGCCAAACGACTACTTCACACAGAAGACTATCGAGGATATCTCAGCAATAAGAACTGA
- a CDS encoding DeoR/GlpR family DNA-binding transcription regulator, translating to METRRTSDLLSYLVKKKQATSKELCTHLHCSISTLRRELLELEKRKLIRRTWGGAILNETTNMEYTYLQREASNIPEKKIISELARDFIAPGMCIFLDSSSTVLHLIPLLVKIPNLIIITNGLRTALKLSECQNESLKIYLTGGEVKLNASTVISNTLDPITSSFRFNAAFLSCRGLDHEGIYEANFNQAQIKKEMMNKAQEIVLLADETKFDSTHFFKIGDYYDYDAIVTNKKPPKIYHRIIEKNDIHLVYPTE from the coding sequence ATGGAGACTAGACGTACAAGCGATCTTTTAAGCTATTTGGTAAAAAAGAAACAAGCAACTTCCAAAGAACTTTGTACTCACCTTCACTGTAGTATAAGTACACTTCGCAGAGAATTACTTGAGCTAGAAAAACGAAAATTGATCCGCAGAACTTGGGGCGGAGCGATCTTGAACGAAACGACAAACATGGAATATACTTATCTTCAAAGAGAAGCCAGTAATATCCCGGAAAAAAAGATCATCAGTGAATTAGCACGAGATTTTATTGCACCAGGTATGTGTATTTTTTTAGATTCCAGCAGTACGGTTCTACACCTTATTCCACTACTTGTTAAGATACCTAACTTAATTATCATTACCAATGGTTTGCGTACAGCTTTAAAGTTAAGTGAATGTCAGAACGAATCTTTAAAAATTTATTTGACTGGCGGTGAAGTCAAACTTAATGCTAGTACAGTTATTTCAAATACACTTGATCCCATTACCAGTTCCTTTCGTTTCAATGCTGCCTTTTTATCTTGTCGCGGGCTCGACCATGAAGGGATTTATGAAGCAAACTTCAATCAAGCACAAATCAAAAAAGAAATGATGAATAAAGCACAAGAGATTGTTTTATTGGCTGACGAAACGAAATTTGACTCTACTCATTTTTTCAAGATAGGTGATTATTATGATTATGATGCGATTGTTACCAATAAAAAACCGCCTAAGATTTATCATAGAATCATTGAAAAAAATGACATTCACTTGGTGTATCCCACTGAATGA
- the pflB gene encoding formate C-acetyltransferase translates to MEQWNGFKGTKWKEGVDTRDFIQNNYTEYRGDDSFLEKPTEATEKLWAELQKLNDIQFERNGVYDMDTEIVSTITSHDAGYLDKDLEKIVGLQTDKPLKQAFMPFGGINMANNALTSNGYTPNDELTHIFSDWRKTHNQGVFDAYTAEMRAARKNKIITGLPDAYGRGRIIGDYRRIALYGIDYLMEQKKKDHDMTGFHTMDEEVIRLREEITEQYRALAQMKEMAAKYGYDISKPAANAKEAVQWLYFGYLAAIKSQNGAAMSIGRISAFLDIYIQRDLDNGVITEQEAQELIDHLVMKLRMVKFARTPEYNQLFSGFPIWATLSIAGMGLDGRSLVTKNDFRLLHTLTNMGPSPEPNLTVLYSEHLPEGFRTYASKIAIESSSIQFENDNLLREQWGSDDCAIACCVSGTVVGKDMQFFGARANLAKALLYAINGGVDEVTGAQVAPEYRPITADVLDFEEVKHKFMNVMDWLAELYVNTLNIIHYMHDKYSYEAAQLALMDSDLKRTFATGIAGISHAADSLSAIKYADVKPIRNEKGIAVDFEVTGDFPKYGNDDDAADELAEWILEYFMTQIKRHKTYRNSTPTTSLLTITSNVVYGKNTGNTPDGREAGKPLAPGANPSYNAEQNGLLASLNSTAKINYGYARDGISNTQTINPSGLGKDEETRIGNLRNVLDGYFSKGAYHLNVNVFSNDLLRDAMENPMKYPNLTIRVSGYAVKFRDLTREQQLDVLMRTSHDRM, encoded by the coding sequence ATGGAGCAATGGAATGGATTTAAAGGAACGAAATGGAAAGAAGGCGTAGATACAAGAGACTTCATCCAAAATAACTACACTGAATACCGTGGAGACGACAGCTTTTTAGAAAAACCAACTGAAGCAACAGAAAAGCTTTGGGCAGAATTACAAAAACTAAATGATATTCAATTTGAACGCAATGGCGTTTATGACATGGACACAGAAATCGTTTCAACGATTACCTCACATGATGCAGGTTATTTAGACAAAGATCTTGAAAAAATCGTTGGTTTACAAACAGATAAACCATTGAAACAAGCATTTATGCCATTTGGTGGTATCAATATGGCTAACAATGCATTAACAAGTAATGGTTACACACCTAATGATGAGTTGACACATATCTTTAGCGATTGGCGTAAAACACATAACCAAGGTGTATTTGATGCCTATACAGCTGAAATGCGTGCAGCACGTAAAAACAAAATCATTACAGGCCTTCCAGATGCTTATGGACGTGGACGAATCATTGGTGACTACCGTCGTATCGCATTGTATGGTATTGACTATTTGATGGAACAAAAGAAAAAAGACCATGATATGACAGGTTTCCATACAATGGATGAAGAAGTCATTCGTCTTCGTGAAGAAATCACAGAACAATATCGTGCTTTAGCACAAATGAAAGAAATGGCTGCAAAATATGGCTATGATATCTCTAAACCAGCTGCTAATGCAAAAGAAGCAGTACAATGGTTATACTTCGGTTATTTAGCAGCCATCAAATCACAAAATGGTGCAGCAATGTCAATCGGACGTATCTCTGCTTTCCTAGATATCTATATCCAACGTGACTTAGATAATGGCGTGATCACCGAACAAGAAGCACAAGAATTGATCGATCACTTAGTCATGAAATTACGTATGGTGAAATTTGCCCGTACACCAGAATACAATCAATTATTCTCAGGATTCCCAATCTGGGCGACTCTTTCAATCGCTGGAATGGGCTTAGATGGACGCTCATTAGTAACTAAGAATGATTTCCGTCTATTGCACACATTGACTAACATGGGTCCTTCTCCTGAACCAAACTTAACAGTTTTATATTCAGAACATTTACCAGAAGGCTTCAGAACTTATGCAAGTAAAATTGCGATCGAAAGCTCATCTATCCAATTTGAAAATGACAATCTTCTTCGCGAACAATGGGGTTCAGATGATTGCGCTATTGCATGTTGCGTATCTGGAACAGTTGTTGGAAAAGATATGCAGTTCTTCGGGGCTCGTGCGAACTTAGCAAAAGCATTATTATACGCAATCAACGGTGGGGTTGATGAAGTAACTGGTGCCCAAGTTGCTCCTGAATATCGTCCAATCACAGCTGATGTATTAGACTTTGAAGAAGTAAAACACAAATTTATGAATGTGATGGACTGGTTAGCTGAGTTATATGTGAATACATTAAACATCATCCATTATATGCATGATAAATATTCTTATGAAGCAGCTCAACTGGCATTGATGGATTCAGATTTGAAACGTACATTTGCAACAGGGATTGCTGGAATCTCTCATGCAGCGGATAGCTTGTCAGCAATCAAATATGCAGATGTGAAACCAATCCGTAACGAAAAAGGAATTGCCGTTGATTTCGAAGTAACTGGCGACTTCCCTAAATACGGAAATGACGATGATGCAGCAGATGAGTTAGCAGAATGGATCTTAGAATACTTTATGACACAAATCAAACGTCATAAAACATACCGTAACTCCACACCAACAACGTCATTATTAACAATCACATCAAACGTGGTTTATGGTAAAAACACTGGTAACACACCTGATGGACGTGAAGCAGGTAAACCTCTTGCTCCTGGGGCAAACCCAAGTTACAATGCAGAACAAAATGGATTGTTGGCAAGTCTTAACTCAACTGCTAAAATCAATTATGGGTATGCACGTGACGGGATCTCTAATACGCAAACGATCAATCCTTCCGGTCTTGGAAAAGATGAAGAAACACGTATCGGCAACTTGCGTAATGTATTAGATGGTTACTTCTCTAAAGGAGCGTACCATTTGAACGTCAATGTATTTAGTAATGATCTATTACGTGATGCTATGGAAAATCCAATGAAATACCCTAACTTGACGATCCGTGTCTCAGGTTATGCTGTTAAATTCCGTGATCTAACGAGAGAACAACAATTAGACGTATTGATGAGAACATCACACGATAGAATGTAA
- a CDS encoding helix-turn-helix domain-containing protein produces MVREVATNGKNKQHRQLSKSILSYLFVFLVPFFMVSLIWFHTAKESINQQVVLTAKNQLLQLKYSSENKFLQLDNITQHIPYNTNLSPGRLSHSYYAREGQLSLQQYKLSNDFVEEIYLYYKEKPNTLFSSTGSLSVDNFLQRKINNHSLDKKELLSHLDNDIPTGLTLKKEPNSTQLFYIVPIKDAEMHFYGAAIYSINLSILNKLLNLSNSDGISTNYLIDDSYRILAADTSNNKLTAHLHQPKQIQMILQQDNFYYNHRNYLVQSLNSRDLNMSFVSVMDPSQALTKINTIHQKFLKLFFVIFVFGLVLVVIIGTRFSQPIRNIEKLIDQYYRNKIGVAVSNGNVYETLAQFLNEHEELHKEIKRQTPHAREQVLRKILGGKFKSPEDSLVLLNSVQVHFTGTCYFVVVVDYPIQSIDDTANELPLKVSGKNFSGYGTEILSAGVTAYIFSTYEKTSHKKVVIEMIQQLKKACYGTFRIGVGNSTENLTKINASYIEGLAALDYSTVENNFVFYNEIPGEESSTSINYPDGEKLKLIQSLRQGDLTIAAETIESLIERGIKEHFSYSGQKMYGFYLLNAVAKVSSNLQNKTILKKAEKSAKFSNLLELKQQLLMLAKMICEVMQVKPQNQESVLKKELFEYLHKNYASSQLSMEKLADEFQLSVSYLSRFIKKETGTTFSKYLQELRLEKIKQDLIETDLPIKTIIQKNGYYDVSNYTRKFRTNVGVTPGQYRTMNREGTL; encoded by the coding sequence ATGGTACGAGAAGTTGCTACTAACGGGAAAAATAAACAGCACAGACAGCTTTCTAAGTCGATTTTATCTTATCTTTTTGTCTTTCTAGTGCCATTTTTTATGGTATCGTTAATTTGGTTTCATACGGCTAAAGAAAGCATTAATCAGCAAGTTGTTTTGACAGCCAAAAATCAGTTACTCCAATTGAAGTACTCATCTGAAAATAAGTTTTTGCAATTGGATAATATCACTCAACATATTCCTTATAACACTAATCTTTCACCTGGAAGGCTTTCCCATAGTTATTATGCTCGTGAAGGACAGCTTAGCTTGCAACAATATAAGCTAAGTAATGATTTTGTTGAGGAAATTTATCTTTACTACAAAGAAAAACCAAATACATTGTTTTCATCTACCGGTAGCTTGTCAGTGGACAATTTTTTGCAACGAAAAATCAATAATCATTCGCTTGATAAAAAAGAGCTGCTTTCACATCTTGATAACGATATTCCAACTGGACTAACCCTGAAAAAAGAACCTAATTCCACACAACTTTTTTACATTGTTCCAATTAAAGATGCAGAAATGCATTTTTATGGCGCAGCAATCTATTCAATCAATCTTTCGATTTTGAATAAGCTGTTGAATCTTTCCAATAGTGATGGTATCAGTACCAACTATCTGATTGATGACTCGTATCGTATTCTAGCAGCAGATACCAGTAATAACAAACTAACGGCGCATTTGCATCAGCCGAAGCAAATTCAAATGATCTTGCAACAGGATAATTTTTACTACAACCATCGAAACTATCTTGTCCAGTCTTTGAATAGCAGGGATTTGAATATGTCATTTGTTTCTGTAATGGATCCATCACAAGCTTTGACAAAGATCAATACCATCCACCAAAAGTTTTTAAAACTTTTTTTTGTGATATTTGTGTTTGGTCTAGTGCTTGTAGTGATTATAGGTACTCGTTTTTCACAGCCAATCCGCAACATTGAAAAATTGATTGATCAATATTATCGAAATAAAATCGGTGTAGCTGTTTCCAACGGGAATGTCTATGAAACGTTGGCGCAATTTTTGAACGAACATGAAGAGCTACATAAAGAAATTAAACGACAGACTCCCCATGCGAGAGAACAGGTCCTTAGAAAAATTTTAGGAGGGAAATTTAAGTCTCCAGAAGATTCATTAGTTCTACTGAACTCTGTCCAAGTACATTTTACCGGTACTTGCTATTTTGTCGTCGTAGTTGATTATCCTATCCAGAGCATTGACGACACAGCTAATGAGTTACCGCTGAAAGTAAGTGGAAAGAACTTTTCGGGATATGGTACAGAGATCCTATCTGCAGGAGTGACCGCCTATATCTTTAGTACCTATGAAAAAACTAGTCACAAGAAAGTTGTAATAGAGATGATTCAGCAACTAAAAAAAGCGTGTTACGGTACTTTTAGGATAGGAGTAGGAAATAGTACTGAAAACCTTACGAAGATCAATGCTTCTTATATTGAAGGTTTGGCCGCATTAGACTATTCAACAGTAGAAAATAACTTTGTTTTCTATAATGAAATTCCAGGTGAAGAGTCTTCAACCAGCATTAATTACCCAGATGGAGAAAAACTGAAATTGATTCAAAGTCTGCGTCAAGGAGACTTAACGATCGCTGCGGAAACGATAGAATCGTTGATTGAGCGGGGGATTAAAGAACATTTTTCTTATAGTGGACAAAAAATGTATGGTTTTTATCTATTAAATGCAGTTGCTAAAGTAAGTAGTAATTTGCAAAATAAAACAATTTTGAAAAAAGCAGAAAAAAGTGCCAAGTTTAGTAATTTACTCGAATTGAAGCAACAACTATTAATGCTCGCAAAAATGATCTGTGAGGTTATGCAAGTTAAGCCACAAAATCAAGAGTCTGTGCTGAAAAAAGAATTGTTCGAATATCTTCACAAAAACTATGCTTCTTCCCAATTATCTATGGAAAAGTTGGCAGATGAATTTCAACTTTCAGTTTCATACCTTAGCCGTTTTATCAAAAAAGAAACAGGTACTACTTTTTCAAAATATCTGCAAGAATTGCGGCTAGAAAAAATCAAGCAAGACTTAATAGAAACTGATTTGCCAATAAAAACGATTATTCAAAAGAATGGTTATTATGATGTTTCAAACTATACGAGAAAATTCAGGACGAACGTTGGTGTGACTCCAGGTCAATACCGAACAATGAATAGAGAAGGAACTTTATAA
- a CDS encoding alpha-L-fucosidase, translated as MKKFNNWPTDYPDPNWFIHDRFGLFIHFGLFSVGARHEWFMTTEQVSLKEYSKKYFQHFNPDLFDADAWAKEAARCGVKYMVFTTKHHEGFALWDTKQTDYKITNTAFGRDLLAELLPAFRKVGIKIGLYHSLIDWRHEHFPLDGLHPERENQKLREKNSERDIKIYQRYLREQVKELLTEYGKIDYLWFDFSYSHRDWGWSKGKGHIDWDSEALEKLCLELQPHLLLNDRLDLGHGITTPEQFQPDKPLEKNGMPVIWEACQTMYGTWGYDRDNMEWKSSEMLLKMLIDTVSKNGNFLMNIGPNPRGMIDTKTLERLHAIGDWMTLHKASVIGCSYSAFEAPDDCRYTQNGNKLYLHLFSYPYRNLHLKGLAGKVEFIRLLNDGSEIFYRGFDPDEVITSTEAVIAPEDLVITLPIIKPDVLIPVIEITLKDD; from the coding sequence ATGAAAAAATTCAATAATTGGCCTACCGACTATCCTGATCCTAACTGGTTTATCCATGATCGTTTTGGTTTGTTTATCCATTTTGGCTTGTTCAGTGTGGGAGCTAGACACGAATGGTTTATGACCACAGAACAAGTCTCTTTAAAGGAATATTCAAAAAAATATTTTCAGCATTTTAACCCTGATTTGTTTGATGCAGATGCTTGGGCAAAAGAAGCCGCTCGCTGTGGGGTGAAATACATGGTATTCACGACAAAACATCATGAAGGCTTTGCCTTATGGGATACGAAACAAACTGATTACAAAATCACCAATACTGCTTTTGGACGAGATCTTCTGGCAGAGCTACTCCCGGCTTTTCGCAAAGTCGGGATCAAAATCGGGTTATACCACTCACTGATCGATTGGCGCCATGAACATTTCCCACTGGACGGACTGCATCCTGAAAGAGAGAACCAGAAACTGCGAGAAAAAAATTCCGAAAGAGATATCAAGATTTATCAACGCTATCTTCGCGAACAAGTCAAAGAACTACTGACAGAATATGGAAAAATCGATTATTTATGGTTCGATTTTTCTTACAGCCACCGCGATTGGGGTTGGTCAAAAGGAAAAGGGCACATTGATTGGGATAGCGAAGCACTAGAAAAGCTCTGCTTAGAACTGCAACCCCATCTCCTATTGAATGATCGGCTTGATTTAGGCCATGGCATCACTACTCCAGAACAGTTTCAACCTGATAAACCATTAGAGAAAAACGGCATGCCTGTTATCTGGGAAGCCTGTCAGACAATGTATGGCACTTGGGGGTATGACCGTGACAATATGGAATGGAAAAGTAGTGAGATGCTTTTGAAAATGCTGATTGATACCGTTTCAAAAAATGGGAATTTCTTGATGAATATTGGTCCTAATCCACGAGGAATGATTGATACGAAAACGTTGGAACGGCTTCATGCTATCGGGGATTGGATGACCCTTCACAAAGCATCTGTCATTGGCTGTTCATATAGCGCCTTTGAAGCTCCTGACGATTGCCGATATACACAAAATGGAAACAAGCTTTATCTGCATCTCTTTTCTTATCCTTACCGCAACCTTCATCTTAAAGGATTAGCAGGTAAAGTTGAGTTTATTCGTCTGCTCAATGATGGCTCGGAAATTTTTTATCGAGGATTTGATCCGGACGAAGTGATTACTTCTACAGAAGCAGTCATTGCTCCAGAAGATCTTGTCATCACCTTGCCAATCATCAAGCCTGATGTGCTGATCCCAGTAATTGAAATTACCTTGAAAGACGATTAA